The stretch of DNA TTATCGTTTTATTGGTCATTAAACTTGCCAATAAACCTGCCGATAATGAACATCCATATGGTCATGGAAAAGCAGAGGTAATTGTATCTGGTATAGTAGGAATTTTACTTTTTATTGTTTCCATTTATGTGGTCTATGAAGGAATCGCTGGGTTCTTCCATGAAGTAGAAACACCAAGCTATTTAGCGATGTGGGTTGCAATCATTTCTTATGTGACAAAGATTATTTTGTATCGTTCATCATTAAAGGTAGCTAAGGAGCATAATAGTAAGGCAATTGAGGCCATTGCCTTTGACCATAAAGCAGATATTGTGGCTTCAATTGCTGCGGCTATTGGGGTTCTTCTCTCCATAATGGGCGAACACTTTGATATTTTTATCTTACACTATGGAGATAAAGCAGCAAGTATATTTGTAGCCTACTTAATTTTTAAAATCTCCAAGGAAATGTTAACCGAGGCTTTCGACATCTTACTCGAACGGAATATCGATGCCGAAACATTACAAGAATATATTAATATTGTCAATGAATTTCAGGAGGTCAAGCGGATTGATCGGATTCGAGCAAGGGAACATGGTCACTATGTTTTAGTTGATCTTAGAATTTCAATTGACCACTATAAAACAATTAAAGAAGGGCATGACCTTGCTAAGTTAATCAAAGGCAGAATGATGGAGAAATATGACAATATTGAAGAAGTGTTAATTCACCTAAATCCTTATTTTCCTGAATAAAATCTAATTTGTGCTTTTTGGTGTTTGGGTTTATGATAATGAAGTAATTATATACACGAGGAGTTGATATTTTTGAGTTATGCAATAGACCCGGACCCTAGTAGCAAGAGGAAGTCAGTGTTATCTTTGAATTGGATTCTTCAGGAATATCAGCTCTTAAGAAGGTAGTTTGGCTTCCTCGAACACAGTCAGTGAGGAGGTTTTATCATGTTGGAGATTTATAAAAGTACGGAAACAAAAGTACTTGAACAAGTAGATAACATTTCAAAGGGCTGCTGGGTAAATATGTACGCCCCAACCGAAGAAGAAATTAACAAGGTGGCTAGTGAGGCAAACATCTATGTTGATTTTATAAGAGACGCCCTTGATGACGAAGAGCGCCCACGAATAGAGCGTGAAGATGGGCAGGTTTATATCATCGTGGATTACCCATATATTACCCATGATGATGCCGGTTTCCCCATCTATGAGACCATTCCAATCGGAATTGTGTTAACGGATGAATGTATCATCACTGTATCCTTAAAGGATACTCCAATATTAGAAGTTTTTAAGAATAATAAAATAAAAGAGTTTTTCACCTTTAAAAAGAACCGATTTGCTCTGCAAATTCTCGCTATTATTACATCTTATTATCTCCGTTATTTAAAACAAATTAACAAAAGAACAAATGAAATCGAGCGGGAACTTCATCAATCAATGAAAAATAAAGAATTGTATGCGTTTCTTGCTTTAGAAAAGAGTCTTGTTTATTTCACGACTTCGCTAAAATCAAATAAAGTGGTCCTAGATAAAATTCTTCGATTTAGTTATATAAAAATGTATGAAGAAGACAAGGATTTACTAGAAGATGTCATGATTGAGAAAATCCAGGCGATTGAAATGGCTGAAACGTATAGTTCGATCCTTAGCGGGATGATGGATGCCTTTGCATCTATCATTTCAAATAATGTAAATATTGTCATGAAGTTTTTAACGTCATTTACGATTATCCTTTCGTTCCCTACCATCGTTTTCAGTTTTTATGGGATGAATGTTGATTTACCATTTCAAAATAGTCCACATGCCTTTTGGATATCCATTACGGTTGCATGTGTTTTGTCCACGTTAACGGCATTGATTTTTTGGAAAAAGAAATATTTTTAACGTCATATAAGTAAAATGTACGAGGCTCTGGAGTAAATCTTCAGGGTCTTTTTTAATTGATATTAAAAAATTTCCCAACTTTTATAGGTAAATTTTCATTTACGTTTTCAGAAAATTCTAACTAAAATAAAGAAACAGGTCCAAGCCTGCAGTCGAAAAAGTAGGGGAGAATGTGGATGAAAAAGAGAAAAGTAGTAGGATTGTCAGTACTTAGCTTTGTAATGGGGGTATCCATGTTTGCAACAGGTGCCTTCGGTCAACAGCCAAAAAGCCAGGAGGAGTCATTTCGGGTGATCATTCAAGGTCCTTCGGCTGATAAGTCACAAGCAAAGAAAAATGTTGGGGTTCGATGGGATTTTGGAGCAGAGGGATTTACAACAACTGTTACCAGTAAACAATATCAGGCCTTATTAAAAAATAAAAATTTAAAAATTGAAAGAGTAGCGGAAGTGCAGCTTGCTCCTAGCAAGGAAGCTGCCGCTAAGCCAGGTGGTTCTATTAATTCTGGACCGAGTGATCGAACTCCATGGGGAATCCAAGCCATATATAATGATTCGGCTATACAAGCGACTTCTGGAGGAAATGGTATCAAGGTCGCAGTTCTTGATACTGGAGCCAATACTAGTCATGCGGACCTAACAAATAGAGTGGAGCAATGTAAGGATTTTACACAAAATAAATCACCATTAATTGAGGGAAGCTGTTCGGATGGAAATGGTCACGGAACGCATGTTGCGGGTACGGTACTTGCAGATGGCGGCAATGGGCAAGGGATTTATGGTGTGGCACCCGAGGCAGACCTTTGGGCATATAAAGTGTTGAATAACCGTGGATCTGGTTATTCAGATGATATTGCTTCTGCCATTCGTAAGGCAGCAGATGAGGCAACTAGAACGGGTTCAAAAGTAATTATCTCGATGTCGTTAGGATCAAGCGCTAAAGATTCCTTAATTTCAAATGCTGTTGATTATGCCTATGGAAAAGGGGTATTGGTCATTGCAGCAGCAGGAAATGATGGTCCTTCAAGCAATACAATTGGATATCCAGGTGCTCTAGTAAATGCTGTAGCAGTGGCTGCATTAGAAGATGTTCAGCAAAACGGTACCTACCGTGTCGCTGATTTCTCTTCTCGAGGCAACCCAGCAACCGATGGAGATTATGTGATTCAGGAGCGTGATGTTGAGGTCTCTGCACCAGGGAGAGCAATTGAATCTACATGGCATGATGGTTCTTACAACACGATTAGTGGAACGTCAATGGCTACACCACATGTATCAGGACTAGCTGCTAAAATTTGGGCTGAGAGTCCTTCTTTGTCTCATACACAGCTTCGTAAAGAGTTGCAAGATAGAGCAAAACTTTATGATATTAAAGGTGGAACAGGTGCTGCTGATGGCGATGATTATGCATCAGGATTTGGTTTCCCGCGAGTAAAATAATAGATATAAGCCATCTGTTTCCTGCAAACAGATGGTTTTTTTTATATTTTTAAAATAGTCTGAACAAATGAGTGGAAGAGGTGATAGCATTGGTATAAAATAGGTAAAAACGGAAGAGCTTCTAGAGGGTGGTTATGTTATGGAGTTTGGGCCATTAATAAAATATTTCAGAACCCAAAAAGGGATCACGCAAAAAGAACTTGCTGCTGGAATTTGCTCTATCCCTCATTTAAGTAAAATAGAAAATAATTCAAAAGATGCGAACGAAGAAACGATTTCCTTATTGTTAGAGAGACTGGAAGTAAGTTTTGGAGAAATGGAAGAAAAAGAGGAGTTAATAAGAAATCTATTAAGAGACTTAGGTGAAAAAATTAACTTCTATTTACGAGAGGAAATTGAAGTAATATTTAAAAGGCTTAAAGAGTTAGAACATGTTATCCCTTTTTCTGCTTATATGTATTCATATGAATTATATAAATATCGGTATCTATTATTCAAGGGATTGCTATCCGAAGCAGAAGACCAGCGGGATATTTTACATAAGCAAAAGAAAAATTTTTCCCAACATGAGATGTATTTATTTCGCTATTATAATGCTGTATGTTTAATATTAAAGGGTCAGTATAAAAAAGCAGATGCAATCTTCGATGAATTATATGTAGAAAACAACAATGAATCGGTAAATGGCGAATTTCTTTATCACTGGACATTTGTAAAAAGTTCGCTTGATCAGCCTGGCCATGCTATTCACTTTGGCAGGCAGGCACTGCAAATCTTTATGAATCAACATAATTTCTATCGGATTCTGCATACATTGATGGTGTTAGGTATTAACTATTCTCGTTCTAGTATTTACGAAGAAGCTCAAGTCTGTTTTAACCATTTAATTCGGAATGCTGAACTGCTAAAAGAAGAAAGAATCCTTCCACAAATCTATCATAATATGGGCTACTTGCAGGATAGAATGAACAACGTAAAGGATGCGCTAATGTATTATGAAAAGAGTCTATCTTTACAGCCTCTTAAAAACCAGCATTACTATATTACTTTATATGCAACTGGCGAGATTTACTATAATTTGAATAATACGGAAAAGGCGAGGGAATGTTTTCTTCTTGTCAAATCTCTTTCCAAGGAGATTACTGGTGTGAAAAAACAAAGTCTTTTGTCTAATTTTTATCTAATTCATATGGAATCACCTGAAAAAGCAATAAAATTTTTAGAAGCAAAGGTAATCCCTTATTTGGAGAGTGCAAAAGAACATAAGGACGATTTAACCCGTTATTACAAACTGCTTTCAGAGCACTACAATCAAAATGGAAGGTACTTGGAGGCAGTAAATTATTTATCCAAAATTACTTGAGGAGGAAGAAAATGAAAAAGTCTATAATACTACTATTCTCACTTTCTTTACTAATTCTTTCATCGCCTGCTGCAAAGGAAGTAAGTAATCCATCTTCTTCAAATGAACTCGCTGTTAAGAGTATTAATTATCAACATGCTGACCCTATTCATCCTCCGGTTGGATGATTACAAAAAATCCTTTTAGACAATTTTTTTGTCTGAAAGGATTTTTTTTTATTAATAATAAAAAATAGGGAAAAGTAATTCATATGTGCTTAAGAAGGAGGAAAATAAATGAAATCATTTGTTGTAGGTTTTCACCAAGAAGATAATGTGGACTCAATGCAAATTCAAAAGTTAAGCCAAGAGGACTTTGAAAAAGCGACAGAAGGGGGCACAAGGCATCTATTTGAGTTAGACACGAACATTGGCTTCTTTGTCTTCTTTGATGCGGAGGATGCTGATGGTGATGTTTCTTACATGGTGCTACAATATGAGGATCCTACCGGAGAGGATGGCAGTGAAGACCCAGTGGGTTGCTATTCCTTCCAATTGAAGGATTTTTATGAATTTACAGCCCTTTATCTAAATGATCTTGAATTTAATGAAGAGGTAAGTGAAGAGGAAGAAGAATATGGACCTATACACCATCTAGCACACCTTTTATTTCACATTGTTGAAGAAGGAAAGGATCTAGAGGTATAGTGTTAAGACAAAACCCCTAAAAAAGGGCAAGGCTGTCGAGAAGGTCTCGACAGCTATTTTATAACTTTAACATTGCACATCGTTTATTATTTTAAATGGCTTTCGCTTGTCCTTAAAACGCCGTGGAAGGACTAATTCTTAAGGCAGAGCGAACGATTAGTCCTTAAGATGGCGGATGAGGGACAAATCTGTCTGTCAGGGAGAAGGATTAGTCCTTAAGAAGCCGGATGAAGGACAAATTCTTAAGGCATAGCGAACAATTTGTCCCCAAATAGAAGGTAATATATTTAAGGAGAAATCGGTAGCTTAAACTAAAAGAATATAAAAAAATGCTGAGAAAATAATCTTTCTCGACAATCTGCCCCCCTAAAAAGGGGGCTTTTGTTATTTAAGGTTATGCCTTTAATACGTCATGGTCAACATAGCGCTCGCCATTCAATTCGCTAATAACATTGATTGCGACTCTTGCTCCGTCACCAGCAGTAACAATGGTATGTACGCTCACACCAGCCACAGTACCAGCTGCCCAAATACCATCAACATTTGTTTTACCTTGGGCATCTACATCAAGGATTGTTTTTACTCTTGGCTCAGTACCAGGCTTAGTAGTCAAACCTGCTTTTTCAGCTAAGTCTACTAAGAAACCTGTAGCAATAATTACATGCTTTGCTTCATAGTCGCCGTTTTCAGTTTCCACTTTAAAGCCTTCTCCAACTTTGCTAATATTCGTAACAGTAGACTGGACGATTTCTCCGCCAAATTTAGTTACTTGCTGCTTACCAATTTCAACGAGATCTGGTCCAGAGATTTCCAGCACGCCATAATGATTCTCAACCCAAGCACGCTTTGTAACTGTCTTATCATTATCAAGCACCAATGTTTTCTTTCCTGCTTTAGCAGTTAATAAAGCAGCACTCGCTCCAGCTGGTCCAGCACCAATCACAACAACATCCAACATGTAAAAACCTCCATTCGAAAAATAAATATACAAAAAAAGTGTACCCTAATGACGGGGAAAAGTAAAAATCACTGCTCACAACGTAAAAAAGAACCATCGATGGAAAGGATGGTTCTAGTAAATTATTGCTCTTTTACTTTTAGGTATTGCTGGCGTTTCATTTCAGGTTTTCGAACTTGCAGGAAGTAGTATAGAACGGCTCCAATAAGAATATAGAAAGAACATAAGAAGTACAAGGAGCTAAAATCCATTTTTGCAGCAATTAATCCCACAAAGAATGAGCCTAGTGCTATACCAATATCATAGATTGATAGAAAAGTAGCAGTAGCCAGACCACGTTTTCTAGGAGCAGCATTTTGAATGGCAATCGTTTGGAAGGTTGGGAAAAGGGTCCCCCAGCCTAATCCAATCATCCCAGCTGAAACGAGAAAAGTAAGCGCACTTCCACTTTGACTTAATACAAAC from Neobacillus sp. CF12 encodes:
- a CDS encoding cation diffusion facilitator family transporter is translated as MRESLAKKIAWISVISNIILTVGKLFIGWYGNSDAVFADGIHSAADVFASVIVLLVIKLANKPADNEHPYGHGKAEVIVSGIVGILLFIVSIYVVYEGIAGFFHEVETPSYLAMWVAIISYVTKIILYRSSLKVAKEHNSKAIEAIAFDHKADIVASIAAAIGVLLSIMGEHFDIFILHYGDKAASIFVAYLIFKISKEMLTEAFDILLERNIDAETLQEYINIVNEFQEVKRIDRIRAREHGHYVLVDLRISIDHYKTIKEGHDLAKLIKGRMMEKYDNIEEVLIHLNPYFPE
- a CDS encoding magnesium transporter CorA family protein, encoding MLEIYKSTETKVLEQVDNISKGCWVNMYAPTEEEINKVASEANIYVDFIRDALDDEERPRIEREDGQVYIIVDYPYITHDDAGFPIYETIPIGIVLTDECIITVSLKDTPILEVFKNNKIKEFFTFKKNRFALQILAIITSYYLRYLKQINKRTNEIERELHQSMKNKELYAFLALEKSLVYFTTSLKSNKVVLDKILRFSYIKMYEEDKDLLEDVMIEKIQAIEMAETYSSILSGMMDAFASIISNNVNIVMKFLTSFTIILSFPTIVFSFYGMNVDLPFQNSPHAFWISITVACVLSTLTALIFWKKKYF
- a CDS encoding S8 family serine peptidase codes for the protein MKKRKVVGLSVLSFVMGVSMFATGAFGQQPKSQEESFRVIIQGPSADKSQAKKNVGVRWDFGAEGFTTTVTSKQYQALLKNKNLKIERVAEVQLAPSKEAAAKPGGSINSGPSDRTPWGIQAIYNDSAIQATSGGNGIKVAVLDTGANTSHADLTNRVEQCKDFTQNKSPLIEGSCSDGNGHGTHVAGTVLADGGNGQGIYGVAPEADLWAYKVLNNRGSGYSDDIASAIRKAADEATRTGSKVIISMSLGSSAKDSLISNAVDYAYGKGVLVIAAAGNDGPSSNTIGYPGALVNAVAVAALEDVQQNGTYRVADFSSRGNPATDGDYVIQERDVEVSAPGRAIESTWHDGSYNTISGTSMATPHVSGLAAKIWAESPSLSHTQLRKELQDRAKLYDIKGGTGAADGDDYASGFGFPRVK
- a CDS encoding helix-turn-helix domain-containing protein; this encodes MEFGPLIKYFRTQKGITQKELAAGICSIPHLSKIENNSKDANEETISLLLERLEVSFGEMEEKEELIRNLLRDLGEKINFYLREEIEVIFKRLKELEHVIPFSAYMYSYELYKYRYLLFKGLLSEAEDQRDILHKQKKNFSQHEMYLFRYYNAVCLILKGQYKKADAIFDELYVENNNESVNGEFLYHWTFVKSSLDQPGHAIHFGRQALQIFMNQHNFYRILHTLMVLGINYSRSSIYEEAQVCFNHLIRNAELLKEERILPQIYHNMGYLQDRMNNVKDALMYYEKSLSLQPLKNQHYYITLYATGEIYYNLNNTEKARECFLLVKSLSKEITGVKKQSLLSNFYLIHMESPEKAIKFLEAKVIPYLESAKEHKDDLTRYYKLLSEHYNQNGRYLEAVNYLSKIT
- a CDS encoding cytosolic protein — its product is MKSFVVGFHQEDNVDSMQIQKLSQEDFEKATEGGTRHLFELDTNIGFFVFFDAEDADGDVSYMVLQYEDPTGEDGSEDPVGCYSFQLKDFYEFTALYLNDLEFNEEVSEEEEEYGPIHHLAHLLFHIVEEGKDLEV
- a CDS encoding FAD-dependent oxidoreductase, whose translation is MLDVVVIGAGPAGASAALLTAKAGKKTLVLDNDKTVTKRAWVENHYGVLEISGPDLVEIGKQQVTKFGGEIVQSTVTNISKVGEGFKVETENGDYEAKHVIIATGFLVDLAEKAGLTTKPGTEPRVKTILDVDAQGKTNVDGIWAAGTVAGVSVHTIVTAGDGARVAINVISELNGERYVDHDVLKA